The following is a genomic window from Dermatophilaceae bacterium Soc4.6.
TTGACGGCTGCCATGATCTCCTGTGCCCGCCGTCCGGCCGCCCGCCCCACTGCCTCAACCGGGTGCGGCGAAGGGCACTAGCTCAATTGGTAGAGCACCGGTCTCCAAAACCGGGGGTTGGGGGTTCGAGTCCCTCGTGCCCTGCGTCGTCGGTCCTCCCGGACCGGCCGACCTGACCGGGTGGCCCGACGACCACCCGGGGCGACGAGACAGCTCGCCTGCGGCGCGACCAGCGCCCGGGCCCTCACTGCGGCAAGGACGACATCGTGACCGAGACCAGCGCAGAGAGCCGCGAGACGGGCCGCGCCGACCGCAAGAAGCGTCAGCAGGGCAACCCCTTCTCGCGTCTGGTGCGGTCGGTGACGCTCTTCGTCAGCCAGATCCTCGACGAGCTGCGCAAGGTGGTGCGACCCACCGGCCCGGAGCTGCTCAACTACACGGCAGTGGTCATCGTCTTCGTGCTCGTCGTCATGGGGCTCGTGACCGGCCTGGACTTCGTGTTCAAGAGGGCCGTGCTCCTCGCCCTCGCGGGCTAGCGGCCGGGTTCGACCCGCTCCGCCAGCCCCACCCACCACGTCTTGAAGGAATGAGGTTCCACCGTGTCCGAGGAAGTGTCCACGCAGGACGCCCCCCAGGCCGCCACGAGCGACCACGAGCCGCAGCCCGACCTCCTCGAGGTCGAGCCGGTCGACACCGAGACCCTCGACACCGAGGACGCGCTCGCCGACCACCACCTGCCCGGGGCCGAGGCGTCTGACGCCGAGTCCGACCAGGACGCTGAGTCCGTGGAGGACGACGAGTCCGCTGAGGACGACGACGCACCGACCGCCGACCAGACGGCCGAGCTCGACGCCCCCGTGCTCGACCCGGTCGCGGAGTACATGACGCAGCTGCGGGCCAAGCCCGGCGACTGGTACGTCATCCACTCCTACGCCGGCTACGAGAACCGGGTCAAGACCAACCTCGAGACCCGCATCGTGTCGCTCAACATGGAGGACTTCATCTTCGAGATCGAGGTCCCCATGGAGGAGGTGACCGAGATCAAGAACGGCCAGAAGAAGCTCGTCCGTCGCGTCCGCATGCCCGGTTACGTCCTCGTGCGTCTCGACCTCACCGACCAGAGCTGGGGCGCGGTACGTCACACGCCCGGCGTCACCGGCTTCGTCGGCAACGCACACCAGCCGGTGCCGCTCAGCTACGACGAGGTCTTCACCATGCTCGCCCCGGAGTTCGAGAGCCCCGAGACCCCCGGCGGAGGTGGCCCCTCGGGTCGCTCCTCGCAGCGTGACGTCGCGGTCGTCGACTTCGAGGTCGGCGAGTCCGTCACCGTCATGGAGGGCCCGTTCGAGACCCTCCCGGCGACCATCTCCGAGATCAACCCCGACACCCAGAAGCTCAAGGTGCTCGTCTCCATCTTCGGTCGCGAGACCCCGGTCGAGCTCTCGTTCGGTCAGGTCTCCAAGCTGTAGGACCTCCACCGCCCACCGTCATACGGCAACCGGGTCATCGCCCCTCGGCGTCGGCCCACCACCACACAGGAAAGCAGGCTCACCATGCCCCCCAAGTCCAAGAAGGTCTCCGGCTTCATCAAGCTGCAGATCAACGCCGGTGCGGCCACCCCCGCGCCGCCGGTCGGTCCGGCCCTCGGTCAGCACGGCGTCAACATCATGGAGTTCGTCAAGGCCTACAACGCCGCGACCGAGTCCCAGCGCGGCAACGTGATCCCCGTCGAGATCACCGTCTACGAAGACCGCTCGTTCACCTTCATCACCAAGACGCCGCCCGCGGCCGAGCTGATCAAGAAGGCGGCCGGCGTGCCCAAGGGCTCCGGCGAGCCCCACAAGACCAAGGTCGCCAAGCTCACCGGCGACCAGGTCCGCGAGATCGCCGCCGCCAAGATGGAGGACCTCAACGCGCACGACGTCGAGGCCGCCGCCAAGATCATCGCCGGCACCGCCCGGTCGATGGGCATCACCACCGAGGGTTACTGACCCTCGGGGGCTCCTGCCCCCAGTGGGAGGGCCAGCGCTGGTCCGCACCACGACTCCCCACCCGTTCTCTCGAAGGAGCAGCACCATGAAGCGCAGCAAGGCCTACACCGCCGCCGCGGAGAAGATCGACTCGAGCCGGATGTATGCACCGCTCGAGGCCGTCCGCCTGGCCCGTGACACGTCCCTGACGACGTACGACTCGACCGTCGAGGTCGCCATGCGCCTCGGCGTCGACCCCCGCAAGGCCGACCAGATGGTCCGTGGGACGGTCAACCTGCCCCACGGCACCGGCAAGGTCGCCCGCGTCCTGGTCTTCGCCAACGGCGACAAGGCCGAGGCGGCCCGAGAGGCCGGAGCCGACTTCGTCGGCTCCGACGACATGCTGGAGAAGGTGTCCGGTGGCTGGCTCGACTTCGACGCCGTCGTCGCGACGCCCGACATGATGGGCAAGGTCGGTCGTCTGGGCAAGGTCCTCGGCCCGCGTGGCCTGATGCCGAACCCCAAGACGGGCACGGTGACGATGGACGTCGCCAAGGCCGTCACCGACATCAAGGGCGGAAAGATCGAGTTCCGCACCGACAAGCACTCCAACCTGCACTTCATCATCGGCAAGGTCTCCTTCGACGAGAAGCTGCTCGTGGAGAACTACGCCGCTGCGCTCGACGAGATCCTGCGGCTCAAGCCGTCCTCGTCCAAGGGGGCCTACATCGAGAAGGCCACCATGGCCACGACGATGGGCCCGGGCATCCCGCTCGACTACCGGCGCACGCGCAACCTCCTCGTCGAGGACGAGGCGACCGCCTGAGCGGCACGCCCCTGACGTGGTAGCGCCCGGCCCCCTCCGAGGAGGGGACCGGGCGCTTCGTCGTCCCGCGGCCACCCGGTGGCGTCGATGCGGGGGGACCCGACGCGTCCGTGGTGGTGTCGACGCACGGGTGCCCTCGGGGTGGAGGGCCGCCGATGCGGAGCCGGGTCGGTGGTGGGGGTACCACCGTTCGGCGTGCTGTGCGGGATCCGACGGTGCTGCACCACGAGGGTAGACGCTGAACCGGGTCAGCGACAGGGTGAGTCGCTGGTTCGTGCCATTCGGACGATGCAGAGGGAGCAACAGACCGTCCGCCGCCGAGGCAGGTCCGCTCGTGTTGACCTCGGGGCCACCGACCACGTACGGTGGGCAACGACCACAGACCGCCGGTTGTCCGGCTCCCGCTCCTGCGGGTGCCAGGCCGAAGGTCCCGCAACGCGGGCATCCAGCGCAGGCCATCGAGTTCCTCTGAGGACGCGCCTCACGGCGTCGCTTTCATCCGAGCCCCGTGCCTGCGCCGGGGCTCTTGTCGTGTGACCGGACGCTTTCGCCCGCGGTCGTCATGCAACGGATAAGGAGGCCCGATGGCCAACGCGGAGAAGACCGCCGCCATCGCCGAGCTCGCGGAGAGCTTCCGCACCTCGGGTGCGGCCGTGCTGACGGAGTACCGCGGCTTGACCGTGAAGCAGCTCACCCTGCTGCGTACCTCGCTTCGTGAGCACGCCACCTACGCCGTGGTGAAGAACACCCTGACCGAGCTGGCTGCGAAGGAGGCCGGAGTCACGGCCTTCGACGGCCAGCTCCAGGGCCCGACAGCCATCGCCTTCATCACCGGTGACCCGGTCGAGGCGGCCAAGGGCCTGAGGGACTTCGCCAAGGCCAACCCCCTTCTCGTCATCAAGGGTGGGGTGCTCGACGGACGGGCCCTCACCCCGGCCGAGATCACCAAGCTCGCGGACCTCGAGTCCCGCGAGGTCCTCCTGGCCAAGATGGCTGGCGCGCTCAAGGCGTCGCTGACCAACGCGGTCTACCTCTTCGCTGCGCCGTTGGCACAGAGCGTCCGAGTCATCGACGCGCTCCGGGCCAAGGTCGAGGCGGAGGGACCGGCGTCCCCCGTGGACGACGCCCCCCAGGACGTGGCTCCGCAGGATGCGGAGACCACGCAGGACGCAGAGTCGCAGGACGCTGCACCCCACGACGTCGCCGAGGGTGGCGACAACTGACCGGACGGCATCCTGCCGCACGGTTCGCACCTTAACCACCGCCACTCTTCTGGCACCACCTGATGGAAGGAAGCCACCATGGCTAAGCTCAGCACCGACGAGCTCCTTGACGCATTCAAGGAGATGACCCTGATCGAGCTCTCCGAGTTCGTGAAGCAGTTCGAGGACACCTTCGGCGTCACCGCCGCGGCCCCTGTGGCCGTCGCGGCCGCCGGTGGCGGCGCCGCCGCCGTCGAGGAGGTCGAGGAGCAGGACGAGTTCGACGTCGTGCTCGAGGCCGCCGGCGACAAGAAGATCCAGGTCATCAAGGAGGTCCGCGCCCTCACGAGCCTGGGCCTGAAGGAGGCCAAGGACCTCGTCGACGGCGCGCCCAAGGCCGTCCTCGAGAAGGTCGACAAGGCTGCGGCCGAGAAGGCCAAGGAGCAGCTCGAGGGCGCAGGAGCCACCGTCACCCTCAAGTGACCCTGCGGTCCTGACCGCTGCACGAGGCCCCGACCGGCACTGCCGGTCGGGGCCTCTGCGCGTGTCGGCTCGGGCCCGACCTTGACGCGAGGGCCTGCCATGCGTCACGCTCATGGCGTTCTCGACAGGTCCACCAGGTCGCGGCGCACTCCGCGCCCACGGGTGGTGCTTGACTCGAATGGACTTCTGTGCCCTGAGCCGGTACGCTGACGCTTTGCGCTGCCTATGACCCGTGATCCCCTCCAGCCAGGCGCCCAGTCCACGACCGACGTTCTCGGTTCGTGGCGCTGATCGTGCCATGTCGTGGGGGAGGGGGATCTGGTCCACGGTAGCCGCCCGATAGTCACCGCTCAGTAAGGCCCGTGGAAGGACCCTCCTTGGCTGCCTCGCGCACCGCGTCCCAGAAAGTGTCCACCGCACGGACGGCTTCGGGCCGTCTGTCATTCGCCCAGATCCGCGAACCCCTCGAGGTCCCCGACCTCCTGGCGCTCCAGACCGAGAGCTTCGACTGGCTCCTCGGCAACGAGCGCTGGCAGGGTCGCGTCGCCGCGGCCAAGTCCGCCGGACGCACCGATGTCCCGGACCGCTCCGGTCTCGAGGAGATCTTCGAGGAGATCTCCCCCATCGAGGACTTCTCCGGCTCGATGTCGCTCTCGTTCCGCGACCACCGCTTCGAAGAGACCCGCAAGACCATCGAGTCCTGCAAGGAGCGCGACCAGACCTACGACGCGCCCCTGTTCGTCACCGCCGAGTTCATGAACACCAACACCGGTGAGATCAAGAGCCAGACGGTCTTCATGGGCGACTTCCCGCTCATGACCGAGCGCGGCACCTTCATCATCAACGGCACCGAGCGCGTCGTCGTCTCGCAGCTCGTGCGCAGCCCGGGTGTCTACTTCGAGCGCCAGCCCGACCGCACGTCCGACAAGGACGTCTACCAGGCCCGGGTCATCCCCAGCCGTGGGGCCTGGCTCGAGTTCGAGATCGACAAGCGCGACATGGTCGGCGTGCGCGTCGACCGCAAGCGCAAGCAGTCGGTCACCGTGCTGCTCAAGGCGCTCGGCTGGACCGAGGCGCAGATCCTCGAGGAGTTCGGCGAGTTCGAGTCGATGCGGCTCACCCTGGAGAAGGACCACACCCAGGGCCAGGACGACGCGCTGCTCGACATCTACCGCAAGCTGCGTCCCGGCGAGCCCCCGACGAAGGAGGCCGCGCAGACCCTGCTCGACAACCTCTACTTCAACCCGAAGCGCTACGACCTGGCCAAGGTCGGTCGCTACAAGATCAACAAGAAGCTCGGGGTCGAGGCCGAGCTCGGCGCGTCCACGCTCTCGATCGACGACGTGGTCGCCACGATCCGCTACCTCGTCTCCCTGCACGCCGGCGAGCAGACCATGCCCGGCCGTCGTGACGGGCACGACCAGGCCATGCGCGTCGAGGTCGATGACATCGACCACTTCGGCAACCGCCGCCTGCGCAGCGTCGGCGAGCTCATCCAGAACCAGGTCCGCACCGGCCTGTCCCGGATGGAGCGTGTCGTGCGCGAGCGGATGACGACCCAGGACGTCGAGGCCATCACGCCGCAGACCCTGATCAACATCCGCCCGGTCGTGGCCTCGATCCGCGAGTTCTTCGGCACCAGCCAGCTCTCGCAGTTCATGGACCAGAACAACCCGCTCGCGGGTCTGACCCACAAGCGGCGGCTGTCGGCCCTCGGCCCGGGTGGTCTCTCCCGCGACCGCGCCGGCATGGAGGTCCGCGACGTCCACCCGTCGCACTACGGCCGCATGTGCCCGATCGAGACCCCTGAGGGCCCGAACATCGGCCTCATCGGCTCGCTCGCGTCCTACGGGCGGATCAACGCCTTCGGGTTCGTCGAGACGCCGTACCGCAAGGTGGTCAACGGGCAGGTCACCGATGACGTCGCCTACCTCTCGGCCGACGAGGAGGACGAGTTCGTCGTGGCGCAGGCCAACGCGCCGCTGACCGACGACGACCACTTCGCCGAGGACACCGTGCTCGTGCGCACCAAGCAGGGCGAGGTCGAGCTC
Proteins encoded in this region:
- the secE gene encoding preprotein translocase subunit SecE, which produces MTETSAESRETGRADRKKRQQGNPFSRLVRSVTLFVSQILDELRKVVRPTGPELLNYTAVVIVFVLVVMGLVTGLDFVFKRAVLLALAG
- the nusG gene encoding transcription termination/antitermination protein NusG; the protein is MSEEVSTQDAPQAATSDHEPQPDLLEVEPVDTETLDTEDALADHHLPGAEASDAESDQDAESVEDDESAEDDDAPTADQTAELDAPVLDPVAEYMTQLRAKPGDWYVIHSYAGYENRVKTNLETRIVSLNMEDFIFEIEVPMEEVTEIKNGQKKLVRRVRMPGYVLVRLDLTDQSWGAVRHTPGVTGFVGNAHQPVPLSYDEVFTMLAPEFESPETPGGGGPSGRSSQRDVAVVDFEVGESVTVMEGPFETLPATISEINPDTQKLKVLVSIFGRETPVELSFGQVSKL
- the rplK gene encoding 50S ribosomal protein L11, whose translation is MPPKSKKVSGFIKLQINAGAATPAPPVGPALGQHGVNIMEFVKAYNAATESQRGNVIPVEITVYEDRSFTFITKTPPAAELIKKAAGVPKGSGEPHKTKVAKLTGDQVREIAAAKMEDLNAHDVEAAAKIIAGTARSMGITTEGY
- the rplA gene encoding 50S ribosomal protein L1, translated to MKRSKAYTAAAEKIDSSRMYAPLEAVRLARDTSLTTYDSTVEVAMRLGVDPRKADQMVRGTVNLPHGTGKVARVLVFANGDKAEAAREAGADFVGSDDMLEKVSGGWLDFDAVVATPDMMGKVGRLGKVLGPRGLMPNPKTGTVTMDVAKAVTDIKGGKIEFRTDKHSNLHFIIGKVSFDEKLLVENYAAALDEILRLKPSSSKGAYIEKATMATTMGPGIPLDYRRTRNLLVEDEATA
- the rplJ gene encoding 50S ribosomal protein L10, coding for MANAEKTAAIAELAESFRTSGAAVLTEYRGLTVKQLTLLRTSLREHATYAVVKNTLTELAAKEAGVTAFDGQLQGPTAIAFITGDPVEAAKGLRDFAKANPLLVIKGGVLDGRALTPAEITKLADLESREVLLAKMAGALKASLTNAVYLFAAPLAQSVRVIDALRAKVEAEGPASPVDDAPQDVAPQDAETTQDAESQDAAPHDVAEGGDN
- the rplL gene encoding 50S ribosomal protein L7/L12, whose protein sequence is MAKLSTDELLDAFKEMTLIELSEFVKQFEDTFGVTAAAPVAVAAAGGGAAAVEEVEEQDEFDVVLEAAGDKKIQVIKEVRALTSLGLKEAKDLVDGAPKAVLEKVDKAAAEKAKEQLEGAGATVTLK